From Roseibium alexandrii DFL-11, the proteins below share one genomic window:
- a CDS encoding DUF6468 domain-containing protein has translation MTSMPIGLIIEALVAVLLVITIAYCWILNRRLQRLRADEQTLRATISELMTATEIAERAILGLKTTAAEADKSLGNRLKESETMSNTLADQIREGDKVFTRISQIAGAAKSSAPQREPVPAADPYPVQPQYTPAPQPAGHGAFEPVVPQSAPAVEQERRRPSRASDIRSAAEEATARLEQFRNKRKGAA, from the coding sequence ATGACATCCATGCCAATCGGATTGATTATTGAGGCTCTGGTCGCAGTTCTGCTGGTTATCACAATCGCCTATTGCTGGATTTTAAACCGCCGTTTGCAGCGTTTGAGAGCCGATGAGCAGACCCTGCGTGCCACCATTTCCGAATTGATGACAGCGACAGAGATTGCCGAGCGAGCCATCCTTGGACTGAAGACCACCGCGGCGGAGGCAGACAAGTCGCTTGGCAACCGTCTTAAGGAATCGGAAACCATGTCGAACACCTTGGCTGACCAGATCCGCGAAGGTGATAAAGTGTTTACGCGGATATCTCAGATTGCAGGGGCGGCGAAGTCATCGGCTCCGCAAAGAGAACCGGTTCCGGCAGCGGATCCGTACCCGGTGCAGCCGCAATATACTCCGGCGCCGCAACCCGCGGGGCACGGAGCTTTTGAGCCGGTGGTTCCACAGAGTGCGCCGGCTGTCGAGCAAGAGCGCAGACGCCCCAGCAGAGCGTCGGATATCCGCAGTGCGGCTGAGGAGGCGACTGCGCGGCTGGAGCAGTTTCGTAACAAGCGTAAGGGCGCTGCATGA
- a CDS encoding MotE family protein, with protein sequence MNLRLLPLLGVAASALFGLKLLGLVVGPETGSLPINGAIAQESTEAAADGGETPPAPADGVAQAPGTVPPPAQPVLPDSLEIGGSAAERAVLESLGKRRENLQKQEGQLDLRERLLQATEERIEQRVEELKQLEARIGAAVEEKKQQEENEIAGLVTMYENMKPKDAARIFDRLSLPILLKVVRQMKPRKMADILARMSPDAAEQLTVAIASQSSTPPQPEAQPVQAQAPTGGILPKIPSN encoded by the coding sequence ATGAACTTGAGATTGTTGCCATTGTTGGGTGTCGCCGCGAGCGCGCTGTTCGGGCTGAAGCTTTTGGGACTTGTTGTGGGTCCTGAAACCGGCAGCCTGCCAATCAATGGCGCGATCGCACAAGAATCCACTGAGGCTGCAGCGGATGGCGGTGAAACGCCGCCAGCCCCGGCTGATGGGGTGGCGCAAGCTCCCGGTACCGTGCCTCCGCCGGCCCAGCCAGTTCTTCCGGATAGCCTGGAAATAGGCGGATCTGCGGCTGAGCGCGCGGTTTTGGAAAGCCTTGGGAAACGCCGGGAAAACCTGCAGAAGCAGGAAGGTCAATTAGACCTTCGGGAGCGGCTTCTTCAGGCGACCGAAGAACGGATTGAGCAGAGGGTTGAAGAACTCAAGCAGCTCGAGGCACGCATCGGTGCGGCCGTTGAGGAAAAAAAGCAGCAGGAAGAGAACGAGATTGCTGGCCTTGTGACCATGTATGAGAACATGAAGCCGAAGGATGCGGCTCGTATTTTCGACCGTCTCAGCCTGCCGATCCTTTTGAAGGTCGTGCGCCAAATGAAACCGCGGAAAATGGCGGATATTTTGGCACGCATGTCACCTGATGCCGCGGAACAGCTGACGGTTGCGATTGCTAGCCAATCGTCGACCCCGCCACAGCCCGAAGCGCAGCCTGTGCAGGCGCAGGCGCCCACCGGAGGAATCCTACCCAAGATTCCGTCGAATTGA
- a CDS encoding tetratricopeptide repeat protein yields MKFAEFSEWRAFVCLQVAMMLVAAAVSLIHPASIALADTLEPVELEVSQEQGFGRIVLTFKDRTLLPTYDAVITGGVLRISFQEPIDVNVDDVPLDLSDYVTIARRDPDGAAIRFALKTQYQINTLEAGEKLFIDILPMTWNGLPPGLPDDVVRDLAKRAEEAMRKVRALEQARLKAQEGPQVTLRVGEHPTFTRLVFDWSIKFDTAFVRENDIIKLTFNHPAQLDISHLRTHLPPGVIDATSFLDKGKLKFLMRVEPSVDIRAFREEQTYVIDVTPENMVPNDPANALINQELSVADNENRSQMITAPGLRDTREVSNPRGLPPAEVSSSRGGQLKESRADESPGFTAVPLGGSVSGASDNGRQAAPTNDSAQAPPLEEITLAQAQPPTNGAGELPRQKPPGTSEVPNAENRANNRTGQGPVQVVSEDEASAATDLPLESLSADPVVLAEADGNEVPVVADGSEITASIPDLTDELGNSYATGTSDVNVPRPIQLAQASQRAMPLGDVPPLEEDISRPAPMLDLSTQQPGEPLPGESQAGNAIPTLQPTEALDDGNRSAVPNSAVQIRQNNTLGGSDVPAGIELPQTEVQAPETWRATGGRDAGAPRVSPERPPENFGAEARNFVSAEARRIGNTVRVVFPFSEPVSSAVFRRNDSIWLVFDTDATIDTRGMVSALAETAETIDVEQYGDYQILRLDMNDPVLATVGADGNAWSLVIGDLILEPSIPLKMERTVRGDGGSVLRVLYQDPQHIRSITDPFVGDTISLVTGFGPPRGLLKPQKFVDLEALSSAQGIALATRSDGVKIKILGDDVIIEKDGGLALSNRHLRRGTGTLSRIVEPDEDGGVEFVSLSTAGPGAFRSRLNELQSDLAQTPEGKRAKPLMALARFYLAHQFPQEAMGWLSLALEENLALAEDSSFNLVKGAALAMADRPEEAYEHLHRPDLKNSPDAAVWQTIVDVKLGNWTQARIAMPRGRAVVGNYPTSIQTEFKLAAAQSMVEANDFGIANGILAEIEPAEVTRAQAARYDILRGRVADASGRSQEALTVFDLVARSDDRPRAAEAEYRALRIRYRDGEMTIDEAIDQLAALSTSWRGDEIELRTLRFLAQLYAEQGQYREAFEAMKSAVQAEPDADTTRLLQEEMNALFNSLFLDGKADEMPPIKALALYYDFRELTPIGRQGDEMVRLLAKRLVEVDLLDQATELLRHQVENRLKGAARAQIAADLGAIYLMDRKPEEALRVLNRTRQASLPSTLTRQRNIVEARALTESGRPDLALELVRNMRGTDVDRLRADTFWAAESWRDAGDQLEAMHGSRWSDQIPLDELERRDILRAGIAYSLAGDQLSLERLQNKYMAKMADSPEALAFEVVTRPIQAQGVEFLEVASQLADVDSLETFLEEYRRQYMSPDRSSNRAEGPPVEAEPAG; encoded by the coding sequence ATGAAATTCGCAGAATTCAGCGAATGGAGAGCCTTTGTGTGTCTTCAGGTTGCCATGATGCTTGTCGCAGCGGCCGTTTCGCTCATTCACCCAGCGTCCATTGCACTTGCAGACACGCTGGAACCGGTCGAACTGGAGGTTTCTCAGGAGCAGGGCTTCGGTCGTATTGTTTTGACCTTCAAGGACCGGACGCTTTTACCAACATATGATGCGGTCATTACCGGCGGCGTCCTCAGAATTTCGTTTCAAGAGCCAATCGACGTTAATGTCGATGATGTTCCCTTGGATCTGAGCGATTACGTGACCATCGCCCGGCGTGATCCCGACGGGGCGGCGATCCGCTTCGCTCTGAAAACACAGTATCAGATCAACACACTTGAGGCCGGTGAGAAACTCTTCATCGATATTCTGCCGATGACCTGGAATGGTCTGCCGCCGGGACTGCCGGACGATGTTGTCCGGGACTTGGCAAAACGCGCTGAAGAAGCGATGCGGAAGGTGAGGGCGCTTGAGCAAGCCCGCTTGAAGGCGCAAGAAGGCCCTCAAGTCACTTTACGTGTTGGCGAGCATCCGACCTTCACGCGGCTGGTGTTTGATTGGTCCATAAAGTTCGATACCGCGTTCGTCCGTGAAAACGACATTATCAAACTGACGTTCAACCACCCGGCTCAGCTGGACATCTCGCATTTGCGTACTCATCTGCCGCCGGGCGTTATCGATGCGACGTCCTTCCTGGACAAAGGCAAGCTGAAGTTCTTGATGCGCGTTGAACCGTCCGTCGATATCCGGGCGTTCCGGGAAGAGCAGACCTATGTGATCGATGTGACGCCGGAGAATATGGTGCCGAATGATCCGGCGAATGCGTTGATCAATCAGGAACTGTCAGTTGCAGACAATGAAAACCGCTCCCAGATGATCACGGCTCCAGGCCTTCGGGATACCCGGGAAGTGAGTAATCCCCGCGGTTTGCCACCGGCAGAAGTGTCTTCTTCCAGAGGCGGGCAGCTCAAGGAGTCCCGCGCAGATGAATCTCCTGGTTTTACAGCTGTCCCACTTGGAGGGTCTGTATCTGGGGCCTCTGACAATGGCCGCCAGGCCGCTCCAACGAATGATTCCGCCCAAGCGCCGCCGCTAGAAGAAATTACGCTCGCCCAGGCACAACCGCCAACAAACGGTGCCGGTGAGCTGCCGCGGCAGAAACCGCCCGGGACATCCGAAGTTCCCAATGCAGAAAACAGAGCCAACAACAGGACCGGGCAAGGCCCGGTTCAAGTCGTTTCTGAAGACGAAGCTTCTGCTGCAACCGATCTGCCGCTTGAGAGTTTATCTGCAGACCCAGTGGTTCTGGCAGAGGCTGATGGGAACGAGGTGCCGGTGGTGGCGGATGGTAGTGAAATCACCGCTTCGATCCCGGATCTGACCGATGAACTCGGAAATTCTTATGCGACCGGGACATCAGACGTGAACGTGCCGCGGCCGATCCAGTTGGCACAGGCGAGCCAGCGTGCGATGCCGCTGGGGGATGTTCCGCCACTTGAAGAAGATATTTCAAGGCCTGCGCCTATGCTGGACTTGTCGACTCAGCAGCCTGGAGAGCCGCTTCCGGGCGAATCGCAAGCAGGAAACGCCATTCCAACATTGCAGCCTACCGAAGCACTCGATGATGGTAACCGGTCCGCAGTGCCCAACAGTGCAGTGCAGATCCGCCAGAACAACACTCTTGGGGGAAGCGATGTTCCTGCCGGGATAGAGCTGCCGCAAACCGAGGTCCAGGCACCGGAGACTTGGCGCGCCACCGGTGGCCGTGATGCCGGGGCACCGCGCGTGTCACCGGAGCGTCCACCCGAAAACTTTGGAGCGGAAGCCAGGAATTTTGTGTCCGCAGAAGCGCGCCGGATCGGCAACACGGTCAGGGTCGTATTCCCGTTCTCGGAGCCCGTATCGAGCGCTGTTTTCCGCCGGAATGACAGCATCTGGCTCGTGTTTGATACGGACGCAACGATCGATACGCGCGGCATGGTCTCCGCCCTTGCCGAAACTGCGGAAACCATTGATGTCGAACAGTACGGAGACTATCAGATCCTGCGTTTGGACATGAACGACCCGGTCCTCGCGACGGTAGGCGCTGATGGCAATGCCTGGTCCCTCGTCATTGGGGACTTGATTTTGGAGCCGTCCATTCCCCTGAAGATGGAGCGGACAGTCCGCGGTGATGGTGGGTCGGTCCTGCGGGTTCTCTATCAGGATCCTCAACATATTCGCAGCATCACCGACCCTTTTGTTGGCGATACAATCTCCCTTGTGACCGGATTCGGACCTCCGCGCGGATTGCTGAAGCCGCAGAAGTTCGTGGATCTGGAAGCCTTGAGTTCTGCACAAGGTATCGCGCTTGCGACTCGTTCCGACGGTGTGAAAATCAAAATCCTCGGTGATGATGTCATTATCGAAAAAGATGGTGGCTTGGCGCTTTCCAACCGGCATTTGCGCCGTGGCACCGGCACGCTCAGCCGGATTGTCGAGCCGGACGAGGACGGCGGTGTAGAGTTCGTGTCTTTGAGCACTGCCGGGCCTGGCGCCTTCCGGTCGCGACTGAACGAACTACAATCAGATCTTGCGCAAACACCTGAAGGCAAACGCGCCAAACCCTTGATGGCGCTGGCCCGCTTTTACCTGGCTCACCAGTTCCCTCAGGAAGCGATGGGTTGGTTGAGCCTCGCTTTGGAAGAAAACCTTGCCCTTGCCGAGGACAGTTCGTTCAATCTGGTCAAAGGCGCGGCGCTTGCTATGGCGGACCGGCCGGAGGAAGCCTATGAACATCTTCACCGGCCTGATCTGAAGAACAGCCCGGATGCTGCTGTCTGGCAGACGATCGTCGATGTGAAGCTTGGCAATTGGACCCAGGCCCGAATTGCCATGCCGCGTGGCCGGGCCGTGGTTGGCAACTATCCGACCTCGATCCAGACGGAATTCAAGCTGGCTGCGGCGCAGTCGATGGTTGAAGCCAATGATTTCGGGATTGCCAACGGCATCTTAGCCGAAATCGAGCCTGCTGAAGTCACGCGGGCCCAAGCCGCACGTTACGACATCTTGCGTGGCCGTGTTGCCGATGCATCCGGCCGTTCCCAGGAAGCCTTGACGGTGTTTGATCTGGTCGCCCGGTCGGATGACCGGCCGCGTGCGGCGGAGGCCGAATACCGTGCGCTGCGCATCCGCTACCGCGATGGCGAGATGACCATTGATGAAGCGATCGATCAGCTTGCGGCCCTTTCGACCTCATGGCGCGGTGACGAAATCGAATTGAGAACGCTTCGGTTCCTGGCCCAGCTTTATGCAGAGCAAGGCCAATATCGGGAAGCATTTGAGGCGATGAAGTCTGCGGTGCAGGCCGAGCCGGACGCGGACACCACGCGGCTGCTTCAGGAAGAAATGAACGCGTTGTTCAATTCGCTTTTCCTGGACGGCAAAGCGGATGAAATGCCGCCGATCAAGGCATTGGCGTTGTACTATGATTTCAGAGAATTGACACCAATCGGCCGCCAGGGCGATGAAATGGTCCGTCTTCTCGCCAAGCGTCTCGTCGAAGTCGATCTTCTTGATCAAGCAACCGAACTGCTGCGGCATCAGGTCGAGAACCGGTTGAAAGGGGCTGCCCGGGCCCAGATCGCGGCCGATCTTGGGGCGATCTATCTCATGGACCGGAAACCCGAAGAAGCGCTTCGTGTCTTGAACCGGACGCGCCAGGCGAGCCTACCGTCGACGCTGACCCGTCAGCGTAACATCGTCGAAGCGCGGGCGCTTACTGAAAGCGGTCGGCCCGATCTGGCGCTGGAGCTTGTTCGGAACATGCGCGGCACCGATGTGGACCGCCTTCGGGCCGACACGTTCTGGGCCGCAGAGAGCTGGCGGGATGCCGGTGATCAACTTGAAGCCATGCACGGCTCCCGCTGGTCGGACCAGATCCCCTTGGATGAACTTGAGCGTCGGGATATTCTGCGCGCAGGGATTGCCTATTCTCTTGCCGGTGATCAGCTGAGCCTGGAGCGCTTGCAGAACAAGTATATGGCCAAGATGGCGGACAGCCCGGAAGCTCTGGCATTTGAAGTCGTCACCCGGCCGATCCAGGCACAAGGTGTTGAGTTCCTCGAAGTTGCCAGCCAACTGGCAGATGTCGACTCCTTGGAAACATTCCTGGAAGAGTACCGCCGTCAGTACATGTCCCCGGACCGCAGTTCAAACCGCGCAGAAGGCCCTCCGGTCGAAGCTGAACCGGCGGGTTAA
- a CDS encoding DUF2336 domain-containing protein produces the protein MLIEQLEQLARIKEPEARSKLIRTLVGEYARSEDHDPTENERELFSRIVLSVFDQLDRSARYELVVRLAKTNRIIPDLADRLAQEDFALSEPVIECSPVISQDALMAIATNGGDDKRAVMAHRDDLSEEVTDKLIARSARPVVHALLENLDAPFSVRGVLALLIFANTEVEVLGGLARRALRDSEFLETQMQILETNCPIFPAPLKRAIEEETLEKLAAQINNIKRGEGDIEIDGVIYSRHEASVQIANGELSFDAILRTLFEEQRLDAAIWLISRKINLADDVVSDTLKSDADGAIMRLMLQTGIHEKTYRDFLKARCEWLDRSTRSIPELVMRYKKELKKPRASAAAAAAAAAAATLGATVTAH, from the coding sequence GTGCTCATAGAACAACTTGAACAGCTTGCGCGCATCAAAGAACCTGAAGCACGCTCCAAATTGATCCGAACGCTCGTCGGGGAATATGCGCGTTCAGAGGATCACGACCCTACGGAAAATGAGCGGGAACTCTTTTCCAGGATCGTATTGTCCGTCTTCGATCAGCTGGACCGCAGCGCGCGCTATGAACTGGTCGTTCGTCTCGCCAAGACCAACCGGATTATTCCGGACCTTGCCGACCGCCTCGCGCAAGAAGATTTTGCCCTCTCCGAACCTGTTATCGAATGCTCTCCGGTGATCAGCCAGGACGCCCTGATGGCAATCGCCACCAACGGTGGCGACGACAAACGGGCGGTTATGGCGCACCGGGATGACCTCAGCGAAGAGGTCACTGACAAGCTGATTGCCAGAAGTGCCCGGCCAGTGGTGCATGCACTTTTGGAAAATCTCGACGCCCCCTTCTCCGTCCGAGGCGTCCTGGCGCTGTTGATCTTTGCAAACACGGAAGTTGAAGTGCTTGGCGGCCTGGCCCGGCGCGCGCTGCGTGACAGCGAGTTCCTGGAAACCCAGATGCAGATCCTGGAGACAAACTGTCCGATCTTTCCGGCGCCTTTGAAGCGCGCAATCGAGGAAGAAACTTTGGAGAAGCTGGCGGCACAGATCAACAATATCAAACGCGGTGAAGGCGACATCGAAATCGACGGGGTCATTTATTCCCGTCATGAGGCAAGCGTACAGATCGCCAATGGTGAGCTCTCCTTTGATGCGATCCTGAGGACCTTGTTCGAAGAACAACGTCTGGATGCGGCGATCTGGTTGATCAGCCGCAAGATCAATCTCGCCGACGATGTGGTGTCAGACACACTGAAGTCAGATGCCGACGGCGCTATCATGCGGTTGATGTTGCAGACCGGCATTCATGAAAAAACCTACCGTGATTTCCTCAAAGCGCGTTGCGAGTGGCTGGACCGCAGCACCCGGAGCATTCCGGAACTGGTCATGCGCTACAAAAAAGAACTCAAGAAGCCACGGGCTTCAGCCGCGGCCGCAGCAGCGGCTGCTGCGGCGGCGACCCTCGGGGCCACCGTCACGGCACATTAA
- the fliP gene encoding flagellar type III secretion system pore protein FliP (The bacterial flagellar biogenesis protein FliP forms a type III secretion system (T3SS)-type pore required for flagellar assembly.) codes for MTGRTSRIHWPKYLTASIAFAMGAIALTLPAHAQEISVGFGDDANLTERAVQLVILLTVLSLAPSILVMVTSFTRIVVVLSLLRSAIGLQTAPPNMVMVSLALFLSAFIMMPTLQAAYDAGVQPLIDGDIEIDQAYERASEPFRDFMLSQVREKDLMLFQELSGRDAPETPEDLEMAVLIPAFMISELRRAFEIGFLLYLPFLIIDLVIASVLMSMGMMMLPPVVISLPFKLIFFVLVDGWNLVAGSLVKSFGGG; via the coding sequence ATGACAGGCCGCACTAGCCGCATCCACTGGCCCAAATATCTGACAGCAAGCATCGCGTTTGCAATGGGCGCCATTGCACTCACCTTGCCTGCGCATGCCCAGGAAATCTCCGTTGGGTTCGGTGATGACGCGAACCTGACAGAGCGTGCGGTTCAACTCGTGATCCTTTTGACGGTGCTGTCTTTGGCACCGTCCATTCTTGTGATGGTCACGAGCTTTACCCGGATCGTGGTCGTCCTGTCGCTCTTGCGGTCGGCAATCGGCCTGCAGACAGCACCGCCCAACATGGTGATGGTGAGCCTCGCTCTGTTCCTGTCTGCCTTTATCATGATGCCGACGCTTCAAGCGGCCTATGACGCAGGTGTCCAGCCCCTGATTGATGGCGATATCGAAATCGATCAGGCCTATGAACGGGCATCCGAACCGTTTCGGGACTTTATGCTGTCACAGGTGCGGGAAAAAGATCTGATGCTCTTTCAGGAACTCTCTGGCCGGGACGCCCCCGAAACACCGGAAGATCTCGAGATGGCAGTCCTCATTCCGGCCTTCATGATTTCCGAACTCAGGCGGGCGTTCGAGATCGGTTTCCTGCTTTATCTGCCGTTCCTGATCATTGACCTCGTGATTGCATCCGTCCTCATGTCGATGGGTATGATGATGTTGCCGCCAGTGGTAATCTCTCTGCCCTTCAAACTGATTTTCTTTGTTCTTGTAGACGGCTGGAACCTTGTGGCGGGCTCCCTGGTCAAGAGTTTCGGGGGCGGATAG
- a CDS encoding flagellar biosynthetic protein FliO — protein sequence MYNWIQNTFQVGESVAQGLALIISLAVVLALFGLFIFIIKRLMGGRITQSRGRQPRIGLMDSAAIDNRRRLLLVRRDNIEHLILVGGPTDVVVEQNIIRNTPLAAGQTRTGTHQATAQAGGIKAPLAPGPDIPLTPEDSAAAQQPHQAPDLKAPAQPAPPTAAVPAPVTPVESAPKAPETSAVLPRQVPQPSSATAPAKPQTLAGSPRPSMGSISQNKSFQPVSTRPAEHTTSPGSANPQTPQVTVAPASPASNDKAPPLSSSTVTARKPGPDSSAPVLSATKDEAPKPVSRLSNSLSSLAQPFSPKDRPSYGAAKISPPASGPAARAKTALVTPVETDTSQKRVEPVLAPKTNTETESQATLKGSSQQAEKPEIAAEAEPVAETPPEPKKPNANSPSAEKADLTNVMAESIEKELFDEPATNTTVTEPQEVVATALEPTEEKPADIVVETKETDEKKDAHHVSEPDRVAEAADKTGEDKKEIGTSKQAQAAQDQGIGDRNPIEAEMAKILDELGGQPKQ from the coding sequence ATGTACAACTGGATTCAAAACACATTTCAGGTCGGAGAAAGCGTGGCGCAGGGGCTGGCACTGATCATTTCTCTGGCGGTTGTTCTGGCCCTGTTTGGATTGTTCATATTCATCATCAAAAGGCTGATGGGCGGCCGGATCACACAATCGCGCGGGCGCCAGCCGCGCATCGGGCTTATGGACAGTGCCGCGATCGACAATCGCCGCCGGCTGTTGCTGGTGCGCCGGGACAATATCGAGCATCTGATTTTGGTCGGCGGTCCGACAGATGTCGTGGTTGAGCAGAACATCATCCGCAACACGCCGCTCGCTGCCGGGCAAACCAGAACCGGCACACATCAAGCCACTGCGCAGGCAGGGGGCATCAAGGCACCACTTGCTCCAGGCCCGGATATTCCGCTGACGCCGGAAGACAGCGCGGCTGCACAGCAACCTCATCAGGCGCCGGATCTGAAAGCGCCGGCGCAACCGGCACCACCAACGGCAGCCGTGCCGGCACCGGTCACACCGGTTGAGAGCGCTCCAAAAGCACCGGAAACCTCAGCTGTTCTACCGCGCCAAGTACCACAGCCGTCCTCGGCTACGGCACCCGCGAAGCCACAGACTCTGGCCGGCAGCCCCCGCCCGTCCATGGGCTCAATCAGCCAAAACAAAAGTTTTCAACCGGTAAGCACTCGCCCCGCTGAGCACACAACATCACCGGGTTCAGCAAATCCGCAGACGCCGCAGGTCACCGTTGCACCTGCAAGTCCCGCTTCGAATGACAAGGCACCACCCCTCTCCTCTTCAACGGTCACCGCTAGGAAACCAGGACCGGATAGTTCTGCGCCTGTTCTGTCTGCGACCAAGGATGAGGCTCCAAAACCGGTCTCCCGGCTCAGCAACTCGTTGAGTTCATTGGCGCAGCCATTCTCTCCAAAGGACCGGCCGTCCTATGGGGCCGCAAAAATTTCGCCACCAGCCTCCGGACCGGCAGCCCGTGCAAAAACGGCATTGGTTACACCGGTCGAAACAGACACCTCGCAAAAACGGGTTGAGCCTGTCCTGGCTCCAAAAACCAACACCGAAACGGAGTCACAAGCAACTCTCAAAGGCTCAAGCCAACAGGCCGAAAAACCGGAAATCGCTGCGGAAGCAGAACCTGTAGCTGAAACGCCGCCAGAGCCGAAAAAACCGAATGCAAACTCTCCTTCGGCAGAAAAGGCGGATCTGACAAATGTCATGGCCGAAAGCATTGAAAAGGAGTTGTTCGACGAGCCGGCCACGAACACAACCGTCACAGAACCACAAGAGGTTGTGGCAACGGCATTAGAGCCAACTGAGGAAAAGCCAGCCGACATCGTTGTCGAGACCAAAGAAACAGACGAGAAAAAAGACGCACACCACGTGAGTGAACCGGACAGGGTGGCCGAAGCTGCTGACAAGACCGGCGAAGACAAAAAAGAGATCGGCACAAGCAAGCAGGCTCAAGCCGCGCAAGACCAAGGCATTGGAGACCGCAATCCGATCGAAGCAGAGATGGCGAAGATTCTGGATGAATTGGGTGGACAGCCAAAACAATGA
- a CDS encoding flagellar basal body rod protein FlgB yields MAFTDLPLFQALKSKMQWHQTRQGVLAENIANSDSPEFEARDVKAYSFDDHIGREAFGLTTERTSVAHISGMIGSGIGGKAERRDSFEITPSGNAVNLEEQMMKITQNQMDFQAATTLYTKGLGLIRTALSKTA; encoded by the coding sequence ATGGCTTTTACGGACTTGCCTCTGTTCCAGGCGCTTAAATCCAAGATGCAATGGCACCAAACGCGCCAGGGGGTCTTGGCTGAGAATATTGCGAACTCGGATTCGCCTGAATTCGAGGCGCGCGATGTCAAAGCCTATTCGTTTGATGATCACATAGGACGTGAGGCCTTCGGTCTGACGACGGAGCGCACTTCCGTTGCCCACATATCCGGAATGATCGGATCGGGTATCGGTGGCAAGGCCGAGCGCCGCGACAGTTTTGAGATTACGCCAAGCGGCAATGCGGTCAATCTGGAAGAGCAGATGATGAAAATCACGCAGAACCAGATGGATTTTCAGGCAGCAACAACCCTTTACACCAAAGGGCTTGGGTTGATCCGTACCGCACTTTCCAAGACCGCGTAA
- the flgC gene encoding flagellar basal body rod protein FlgC: MDLMKSLFISASGLKAQNGRMRVIAENIANANSTARTPDEEPYRRKIPTFQSEFDKQLGADKVELGRIVEDKSAFKSTHMPGHPAADENGYVLQPNVSTLVESADMREAQRSYEANLNVIETTRKMLQRTIDILRA; this comes from the coding sequence ATGGATCTGATGAAATCCCTGTTCATCTCTGCTTCCGGCCTGAAAGCGCAGAACGGACGTATGCGGGTAATTGCGGAAAACATCGCCAACGCAAACTCGACTGCCCGGACACCGGACGAGGAGCCGTACCGGCGGAAAATCCCGACTTTTCAGTCCGAATTCGACAAGCAACTTGGCGCCGACAAGGTGGAGCTCGGACGGATTGTCGAAGACAAATCCGCTTTCAAGTCGACCCACATGCCCGGGCATCCGGCAGCAGATGAAAACGGCTATGTTCTGCAGCCAAATGTCAGCACCTTGGTTGAATCGGCCGACATGCGGGAAGCTCAACGCTCCTATGAAGCCAATCTCAACGTCATCGAAACCACCCGCAAAATGCTGCAGCGGACGATCGATATCCTGCGGGCCTGA
- a CDS encoding flagellar hook-basal body complex protein FliE — MSTMSIANNAYQMAAQLQQQAKAIEDPTPVREQVDFGQMVQSAVENVVDQGRVADAKAVGLIEGKTDVVDVVTAVAEAEVTLETMVAVRDRVISAYEEIMRMPI; from the coding sequence ATGTCGACAATGTCCATTGCCAACAATGCCTACCAGATGGCGGCCCAGCTTCAGCAGCAGGCAAAAGCGATTGAAGATCCGACACCTGTTCGTGAACAGGTTGATTTCGGGCAGATGGTGCAAAGCGCGGTTGAAAATGTTGTTGACCAGGGCCGGGTGGCGGACGCCAAGGCCGTCGGCTTGATTGAAGGCAAGACCGATGTTGTCGATGTGGTGACAGCCGTAGCCGAAGCTGAGGTTACACTGGAGACTATGGTTGCGGTTCGAGACCGTGTGATTTCGGCCTATGAAGAAATCATGCGGATGCCGATCTGA
- the fliQ gene encoding flagellar biosynthesis protein FliQ gives MTGPEVLDLARSAVWAMILIAGPTMVIGLLVGVIIALFQALTQIQEMTLVFVPKILAIFVTLLLSLPFMSQVLEGFMAEIAEMILATSPV, from the coding sequence ATGACCGGTCCTGAAGTGCTTGATCTGGCCCGGTCCGCCGTCTGGGCGATGATCCTCATTGCAGGGCCAACCATGGTTATCGGTCTCCTTGTCGGTGTGATCATCGCGCTGTTTCAGGCTTTGACCCAGATCCAGGAAATGACTTTGGTGTTCGTGCCAAAGATCCTCGCGATTTTCGTGACGCTTCTGCTTTCCCTTCCGTTCATGAGCCAGGTGCTGGAGGGGTTTATGGCTGAAATTGCCGAGATGATCCTCGCCACCAGCCCGGTTTGA